One segment of Candidatus Latescibacterota bacterium DNA contains the following:
- a CDS encoding tetratricopeptide repeat protein, giving the protein MNNMMNKIVKSVFLVVFAFIFLIQASPFFSAGCMAAENDDLRFAQRLQRDGMFIAAAEEYLRFSEKYPDSALCPLALFNAGESWMRANRADNALDALSMMLASYPGDENSCRARFYRGDIMRVMKKYREAADELMLIEEAFPECPLKEQALLLAGECRISAGDNHGAASVLRRLVDSGSDEALKPRAMFGLAMALANISRDLEADRVLEDLASSYGDSPVSALAFLRLGERAVDRGETGKAEEYFRKVLSSYKEDNLREKALARLIDVREISGDDSSVLEESVRFLKDFLDSEQRPGIYRKAVDSAWRLKRHDRALTLMSDWAAEGSMADSTGELTLLKGRILADRGRMGEALDVLKEFRYGWPRSPQMVEGLLLEAGLLREAGQPQAAAGRLHLALIEEGDPTIRTGIVSMLADVSARGLSDTLSAIRYWEMAAKLDDTGTVAAAALWNAGSAREAAGDAKGARSRFMELARRFPESEFAGRAGTRLKKMDLMSNPDDSAITEIAAYALADYPQEVKAVQMGILLLEKADRPEEAVGFLNRGLKDDLSDVLAAKARFYLGMAHYRLFELSSVDGSPDNGEKKKALSEWLEVARNHSGAEYGGRAHREYLCYKLEEWKLADRLKKIDEFLGYYGDSEHKWWARGAKGGYLYEAASGGNAWAVDSALTVLEMTDSEESPTDIRKEAVLRMGYLYRLKGDSEKAAGYFRRFIAAYGEDERSAPVSYDLGEALISIKDYRGALSAYRECMKKRPSRSTAAKCALRIGDMKYYLRDFSGAAIEYRNFSAVFPESNLVDETAYREALALERLGEFGHCDSILTTLEKSEDLPEGLRIRLLSRLAIRLKTTGRAAEAKVFLEELVKLERRHEHLVLYGEVLLETGDLSQAERVFSDAIRFDGVDSCRVTGGRAKARFMRGEAGKASEDLQMLLERKPDCALIAGILLEKGRYEAGKSSYDEAEITFSILRERFAGTGEASEALYDMAVCDMKRGGYDRAIERLNTMLREVPYSSIADQAYFKLASAYYGAGTLNLAAVNYGLAAEASKDDETVFLALKNMAMIYQELEDWERAAEGWYRVCERFPGRDDIVELFFNLGFSYGQSGSFEMAREVYSRIPGIARTEEQQGRAHYWAGISLKNLGRFAEAVREFLRVPYLRTGGMWGVTAKLEAAICYERNGQTEQAIQIYERIISSHGQNSDWGSLAKKALDRINGVEANDAGAGESGTGQEDSEGSSGNGDM; this is encoded by the coding sequence TTGAACAATATGATGAATAAAATAGTAAAAAGCGTGTTTCTGGTTGTATTTGCTTTCATTTTCCTCATCCAGGCATCGCCATTTTTCTCGGCAGGCTGTATGGCGGCCGAGAACGACGATCTGAGGTTTGCCCAGAGGCTGCAGAGGGACGGGATGTTCATTGCCGCCGCGGAAGAATATCTCAGGTTCTCGGAAAAATATCCAGACAGCGCCCTTTGTCCACTGGCCCTGTTCAACGCGGGGGAATCGTGGATGAGGGCAAACAGGGCAGACAATGCTCTTGATGCACTGTCGATGATGCTTGCCTCTTACCCTGGTGATGAGAACAGTTGCAGAGCCAGATTCTATCGCGGCGACATAATGAGGGTGATGAAGAAGTACAGGGAAGCTGCGGACGAACTGATGCTTATAGAGGAAGCATTCCCCGAATGTCCATTAAAGGAACAGGCCCTCCTGCTGGCCGGGGAATGCAGGATATCCGCAGGCGACAATCATGGCGCTGCCTCGGTCCTTCGCAGGCTGGTGGATTCGGGGAGCGACGAGGCTTTAAAACCACGGGCGATGTTCGGACTCGCGATGGCGCTCGCAAATATCAGCAGGGATCTCGAAGCAGACCGGGTCCTGGAAGACCTGGCCTCTTCGTACGGAGATTCGCCGGTTTCTGCCCTCGCTTTTCTCAGACTGGGTGAACGGGCCGTGGACAGGGGAGAGACAGGGAAGGCGGAGGAATATTTCAGGAAAGTATTATCCTCGTACAAAGAAGACAACCTCAGGGAAAAGGCGCTGGCCAGATTAATAGATGTCAGGGAGATCTCAGGAGATGACAGCTCTGTGCTGGAAGAGTCTGTGAGATTCTTAAAGGATTTTCTCGATTCAGAACAGAGGCCCGGGATCTACAGGAAGGCCGTAGATTCGGCGTGGCGCCTCAAGAGACACGACAGGGCTCTGACGCTGATGAGTGACTGGGCCGCCGAGGGCAGCATGGCCGACAGCACAGGCGAACTCACATTGCTCAAGGGCAGGATACTGGCCGATCGTGGACGCATGGGAGAGGCCCTGGATGTGCTGAAGGAATTCAGGTATGGATGGCCCCGTTCCCCTCAGATGGTGGAGGGACTTCTGCTCGAAGCGGGCCTTCTCCGGGAAGCGGGACAGCCGCAGGCTGCCGCCGGCAGGTTGCACCTGGCGCTTATTGAAGAAGGTGACCCGACCATCAGGACAGGGATAGTGTCAATGCTTGCCGATGTATCAGCCAGGGGCCTTTCCGATACGCTTTCAGCGATCCGCTATTGGGAGATGGCAGCGAAGCTCGACGATACAGGCACCGTAGCGGCTGCGGCTCTATGGAATGCAGGAAGTGCCAGGGAAGCGGCGGGAGATGCAAAGGGAGCAAGATCACGATTTATGGAACTGGCCAGGCGTTTTCCCGAGAGTGAGTTTGCGGGCAGAGCCGGAACCCGGCTCAAGAAAATGGATCTGATGAGCAACCCCGATGATTCAGCAATAACCGAAATAGCAGCTTACGCGCTGGCTGATTATCCACAGGAGGTCAAGGCTGTACAGATGGGGATCCTTCTTCTTGAAAAGGCGGACAGGCCCGAAGAGGCAGTGGGCTTCCTGAACAGGGGCCTCAAGGATGATCTGTCCGATGTGCTTGCAGCGAAGGCGAGGTTTTATCTGGGGATGGCCCATTACCGTCTCTTTGAGCTGTCGTCGGTGGACGGCAGCCCGGATAATGGAGAAAAGAAAAAGGCATTGTCGGAGTGGCTCGAGGTGGCGAGGAATCATTCAGGGGCTGAGTATGGCGGCCGGGCGCACAGGGAATATCTTTGTTACAAACTGGAAGAGTGGAAGCTGGCGGACAGGTTAAAAAAGATCGATGAATTCCTGGGATATTACGGTGATTCTGAGCACAAGTGGTGGGCACGGGGTGCAAAGGGTGGGTACCTGTACGAAGCGGCATCGGGTGGAAATGCCTGGGCCGTGGACAGCGCACTGACGGTCCTTGAGATGACCGACTCGGAAGAATCGCCGACCGATATCAGGAAGGAAGCGGTCCTTCGCATGGGATATCTCTACCGGTTGAAGGGTGACAGTGAAAAGGCTGCCGGGTATTTCAGGCGCTTCATTGCCGCATACGGTGAGGATGAACGCTCCGCCCCGGTAAGCTATGATCTGGGCGAGGCTCTGATCTCCATTAAGGATTATCGCGGGGCTCTGTCTGCTTATCGGGAATGCATGAAAAAACGGCCTTCACGTTCGACAGCCGCAAAATGTGCCCTGAGGATAGGAGACATGAAATACTATCTGCGCGATTTCAGCGGGGCAGCGATCGAGTACCGGAATTTCAGCGCCGTTTTTCCAGAGAGCAATCTTGTGGATGAGACGGCTTACAGGGAGGCTCTCGCTCTCGAAAGACTTGGTGAGTTCGGCCATTGTGATTCTATCCTGACTACTCTGGAAAAGAGCGAAGATCTGCCGGAAGGGCTCAGAATCAGGCTTCTCTCCAGGCTGGCGATCCGCCTGAAAACGACCGGCAGGGCAGCAGAGGCGAAAGTCTTCCTGGAAGAGCTGGTAAAGCTCGAAAGAAGGCATGAGCACCTCGTCCTCTACGGAGAAGTGCTGCTTGAGACCGGTGATCTCAGTCAGGCAGAAAGAGTCTTCTCCGACGCGATAAGATTCGATGGAGTGGATTCCTGTAGAGTGACTGGTGGACGGGCAAAGGCGAGATTCATGAGAGGTGAGGCCGGGAAAGCAAGTGAAGATCTTCAGATGCTTCTCGAACGGAAGCCGGACTGCGCATTGATAGCCGGGATACTTCTCGAAAAGGGACGTTACGAAGCTGGGAAGAGCAGCTATGATGAGGCGGAAATCACATTTTCAATATTGAGAGAAAGATTTGCCGGAACGGGAGAAGCGTCAGAAGCCCTTTATGACATGGCGGTCTGCGACATGAAGCGGGGCGGATATGATCGTGCGATCGAGAGACTGAACACCATGTTGAGAGAGGTTCCCTATTCAAGTATCGCCGATCAGGCATATTTCAAGCTCGCCTCAGCATATTACGGGGCCGGCACACTCAACCTGGCAGCAGTCAATTACGGGCTGGCGGCCGAGGCATCCAAAGATGACGAGACTGTATTTCTGGCGCTGAAGAACATGGCGATGATATATCAGGAACTGGAAGACTGGGAAAGGGCAGCGGAAGGCTGGTACAGAGTCTGCGAGCGATTCCCCGGCAGGGATGACATCGTAGAGCTGTTCTTCAACCTGGGCTTCAGTTACGGGCAGTCGGGAAGTTTCGAGATGGCTCGGGAGGTATACTCCAGGATTCCGGGGATAGCCCGGACCGAGGAACAGCAGGGCAGGGCCCATTACTGGGCCGGCATCAGCCTGAAGAACCTCGGGAGGTTTGCCGAGGCGGTCAGGGAATTTCTCCGTGTCCCATATCTCAGGACGGGAGGGATGTGGGGAGTGACGGCGAAACTCGAAGCAGCGATCTGCTATGAACGAAATGGTCAGACCGAACAGGCCATTCAGATATACGAAAGAATAATATCGAGCCATGGCCAGAATTCCGATTGGGGATCTCTCGCGAAAAAAGCCCTCGACAGGATCAACGGAGTCGAAGCCAATGATGCGGGCGCCGGAGAATCGGGCACTGGCCAGGAGGACAGCGAAGGCTCTTCCGGGAACGGGGACATGTAG
- the uvrA gene encoding excinuclease ABC subunit UvrA, which yields MARENLVVKGAREHNLKNITVTIPRGSFVVVTGLSGSGKSSLAFDTIYAEGQRRYVESLSSYARQFLEQMEKPDVDSIEGLSPSISIDQRTTARNPRSTVGTITEIYDYLRVLFARLGLPHCPGCGRRISRQTVAEVVDRLTALEEGTGLMIMAPVVRGRKGEHKALLSRLGTSGFTRVRIDGETYSLDDLPDFDKKKKHDIEVIVDRLKVRSGVERRIADSAETAAKAGDGVIMVMQGKEEVLYSLEYSCPWCGGGLGEVSPRMFSFNSPYGACEECHGLGTTIDFAMELVVPDGSLSLQDGAVASVGALKDNWFRCRIEALAELHGFSLSRPFDRLPATIRKLILEGSEDEIVVKYDFEKGRGEYVTNWEGIIPNLRRRYHQTRSDAVRKWIETYMTRDRCAECDGSRLKKESLSVTVSDLRISDVTSMTIESVAEFFDGLDLQGNDALIGGPLITEISSRLDFLKNVGLDYLTLDRSSSTLAGGEAQRIRLATQIGSKLVGVLYILDEPSIGLHQRDNDKLIGTLKELRDVGNTVIVIEHDRETILAADYVIDLGPGAGEHGGYVVATGTPKEVGDVKESPTGRYLKNMEYFEPDRQERKGNGGKIVLRGARANNLKNIDVTFPLGKMVCVTGVSGSGKSTMVNDILYRALHRKFYRSNRLPGEHDGVEGVENIDKVINITQSPIGRTPRSNPATYTGIFGPVRDLFSRLPESRVRGYKPGRFSFNVKGGRCEACRGDGMIKVEMHFLPDVYVHCQECKARRYNRETLEITFRNKNISEVLEMTVHEASEFFENIPSVRRKLKVLQDVGLGYIRLGQPATTLSGGEAQRVKLSTELSKKGTGRTLYILDEPSTGLHFEDVKLLMKVLGRLVDKGNTVLVIEHNPDIIRHADHIIDLGPEGGGHGGEIVYAGPPAGIVNCKESWTGKMLRDQMKPKKRRK from the coding sequence ATGGCCCGTGAAAATCTTGTCGTAAAGGGAGCACGCGAACACAACCTGAAAAACATCACCGTCACTATTCCAAGGGGTTCTTTCGTAGTAGTCACAGGGTTGAGTGGTTCGGGCAAATCCTCTCTGGCTTTCGATACGATCTACGCTGAGGGCCAGAGAAGATATGTCGAATCCCTCTCCAGCTATGCCAGACAATTCCTCGAACAGATGGAAAAACCGGATGTCGATTCGATAGAGGGACTTTCCCCGTCGATATCAATCGATCAGAGGACCACAGCCCGCAATCCGCGTTCGACAGTCGGTACGATCACCGAGATATACGATTACCTCCGCGTGCTTTTCGCCCGTCTGGGCCTCCCTCATTGCCCGGGGTGCGGCAGAAGGATATCCAGGCAGACTGTGGCAGAGGTAGTTGACAGATTGACCGCGCTTGAAGAGGGAACAGGACTGATGATAATGGCGCCTGTAGTCAGGGGAAGAAAGGGCGAGCACAAAGCCCTTCTGTCCAGACTCGGGACGAGTGGATTTACGAGGGTCCGGATCGATGGAGAGACTTATTCCCTGGACGACCTGCCAGATTTTGACAAGAAAAAGAAACATGATATAGAGGTGATCGTCGACAGGCTCAAGGTTCGCAGCGGGGTCGAGAGGAGAATCGCTGATTCCGCCGAGACCGCGGCAAAAGCTGGAGATGGCGTTATCATGGTCATGCAGGGAAAGGAAGAGGTCCTGTACAGTCTGGAGTATTCCTGTCCGTGGTGTGGTGGGGGGCTCGGAGAGGTATCGCCGAGGATGTTTTCCTTTAACTCTCCCTATGGCGCATGTGAAGAATGTCATGGACTCGGCACGACGATCGATTTTGCAATGGAGCTGGTCGTTCCCGATGGTTCGCTGAGCCTGCAGGATGGTGCTGTCGCTTCAGTTGGGGCTCTGAAAGATAACTGGTTCCGTTGCAGGATAGAGGCGCTAGCCGAGCTTCATGGATTCTCCCTCAGCAGGCCGTTCGACAGACTTCCCGCGACCATAAGGAAGCTCATCCTTGAGGGTTCTGAAGACGAGATCGTGGTCAAATACGATTTCGAAAAGGGACGGGGCGAGTATGTCACGAACTGGGAAGGGATCATTCCCAACCTCAGGAGAAGATATCACCAGACAAGGTCTGATGCTGTTAGAAAATGGATCGAGACTTATATGACCAGGGACAGGTGTGCCGAATGCGACGGGTCGAGATTGAAGAAGGAAAGCCTGTCTGTAACGGTCTCGGACCTGAGGATATCTGATGTGACATCGATGACGATAGAATCGGTGGCGGAATTCTTCGACGGGCTCGATCTGCAGGGAAATGACGCGCTGATCGGTGGCCCCCTGATAACAGAGATAAGTTCCAGGCTCGATTTCCTGAAGAACGTGGGGCTCGATTATCTCACTCTCGACAGGTCCTCCTCGACCCTTGCGGGTGGCGAGGCGCAGAGGATCCGGCTTGCAACTCAGATAGGTTCAAAGCTGGTCGGGGTCCTTTATATACTCGACGAGCCATCGATCGGACTTCACCAGCGGGATAACGACAAGTTGATCGGTACTTTAAAGGAGCTCCGTGATGTCGGCAACACGGTTATCGTGATAGAGCATGACAGGGAGACCATACTCGCGGCGGATTACGTCATAGACCTCGGTCCTGGGGCTGGAGAGCACGGCGGGTATGTCGTTGCGACAGGCACACCGAAAGAGGTCGGAGATGTAAAGGAAAGCCCGACGGGCCGATACTTGAAGAATATGGAATATTTCGAGCCGGACAGGCAGGAGAGGAAAGGGAACGGAGGGAAGATCGTCCTCAGGGGAGCCAGGGCTAACAATCTAAAAAATATCGACGTGACCTTTCCACTGGGAAAGATGGTGTGCGTGACGGGAGTCTCGGGTTCCGGCAAGAGCACGATGGTCAACGACATACTGTACCGGGCCCTTCATAGAAAATTCTACAGGAGCAACAGGCTTCCGGGCGAGCACGACGGAGTCGAAGGTGTGGAAAACATAGATAAGGTGATCAATATAACCCAGTCTCCGATCGGCAGGACACCCCGTTCGAATCCAGCAACGTACACAGGGATATTCGGTCCGGTAAGGGACCTCTTTTCCAGATTGCCGGAATCCAGGGTGCGCGGATACAAGCCGGGAAGATTCTCTTTCAATGTCAAGGGTGGCAGATGTGAGGCGTGCCGGGGGGACGGGATGATAAAAGTGGAGATGCATTTTCTGCCGGACGTCTATGTCCACTGCCAGGAATGCAAGGCCAGGAGATATAACAGGGAGACGCTCGAGATAACCTTCAGGAACAAAAATATCTCAGAGGTGTTGGAGATGACGGTCCACGAGGCCTCGGAATTTTTCGAAAATATTCCCTCCGTGCGCCGAAAACTGAAAGTCTTGCAGGATGTGGGGCTGGGATATATCAGGCTGGGGCAGCCTGCGACGACATTGTCGGGGGGAGAGGCCCAGAGAGTGAAGCTCTCCACGGAACTTTCAAAGAAGGGAACGGGAAGGACTCTCTACATCCTCGATGAACCAAGTACGGGTCTACACTTCGAGGATGTCAAACTTCTGATGAAAGTACTCGGAAGGCTTGTGGATAAAGGCAACACGGTTCTCGTTATCGAACACAATCCTGATATCATCCGGCACGCGGATCATATCATCGACCTGGGGCCTGAAGGTGGGGGACATGGGGGAGAAATAGTATACGCCGGCCCGCCCGCCGGGATAGTGAACTGCAAGGAATCATGGACGGGGAAGATGCTCCGGGACCAGATGAAGCCGAAAAAGAGAAGAAAATGA